Proteins encoded within one genomic window of Ascaphus truei isolate aAscTru1 chromosome 8, aAscTru1.hap1, whole genome shotgun sequence:
- the LOC142501519 gene encoding uncharacterized protein LOC142501519, with protein MESDERPSHRPELCPSPEDVNPLVENPKQTSVFLSEHLESTTGIEYGDVQPKEEPQEWIITDVRSIAGVETQPEIHSQECVAGSESCVVKEEKQPKEEPDTWPITGDISSVPGVLSVEKQIKEEQEDDTTFVSRGLRSRGRKPLQKESGLWSESEDVKPLKQEPEECSPRQPSTIVGSKIPKEKPRRRKSGRLSRKVDKPRARPYLEPELFKCDTCDKVIKHLNSFREHQRIHTGERPYKCKVCKKNFTRCADLIKHRLVHSNRRPHKCKTCGKRFKLAGDLSKHSTVHSDLSPFKCESCEKSFKRTSCLIKHMRIHTEEKPFSCTECDKRFKWEASLREHRRIHTGEKPFRCPECDKSFTHFSTFLQHRRTHQEDSPFSCKRCKRSFNHKSNMLKHQRTAHI; from the exons ATGGAGTCAGACGAGAGGCCCTCTCACAGACCGGAGCTGTGTCCTTCTCCTGAAGATGTCAACCCCTTGGTGGAAAATCCTAAACAGACCTCCGTGTTTCTGTCGGAGCATTTAGAGTCAACTACCGGTATCGAATACGGGGACGTACAGCCTAAAGAGGAGCCGCAGGAATGGATCATAACGGACGTCCGGTCCATTGCTGGCGTAGAGACACAACCTGAAATACATTCTCAGGAATGTGTAGCAGGGTCTGAATCCTGTGTCGTGAAGGAAGAGAAGCAACCCAAAGAAGAGCCAGACACGTGGCCCATCACAGGAGACATCAGCTCTGTGCCTGGAGTTCTTTCTGTAGAGAAGCAGATTAAAGAGGAACAAGAGGATGATACCACCTTTGTGTCAAGGGGTTTACGGTCCCGGGGAAGGAAGCCTCTTCAAAAGGAGAGTGGCCTGTGGTCGGAGTCAGAGGATGTGAAACCCCTCAAACAGGAGCCAGAGGAATGTTCCCCGCGCCAGCCAAGCACCATAGTGGGGTCCAAGATCCCAAAAGAGAAGCCTAGACGCAGAAAGAGCGGCCGCTTGTCTCGCAAGGTGGACAAGCCACGTGCCCGCCCATACCTAGAACCAGAGCTATTCAAGTGTGACACGTGTGACAAGGTCATCAAGCACCTGAACAGCTTCCGGGAGCATCAGCGGATTCACACTGGGGAGCGACCCTACAAGTGCAAG GTGTGCAAGAAGAACTTCACACGCTGCGCGGATCTCATCAAGCACCGGCTGGTGCACTCGAACCGGCGCCCGCACAAATGCAAGACGTGCGGCAAGCGGTTTAAGCTGGCGGGAGACCTGAGCAAGCACAGCACGGTGCACTCCGACCTGTCCCCCTTCAAGTGCGAGTCCTGCGAGAAGAGCTTCAAGCGCACCTCGTGCCTCATTAAGCACATGCGCATCCACACGGAGGAGAAGCCCTTCTCCTGCACCGAGTGCGACAAGCGCTTCAAGTGGGAGGCGTCGTTGCGGGAGCATCGCAGGATTCACACCGGGGAGAAGCCGTTCCGGTGCCCAGAGTGCGACAAGAGCTTCACCCACTTCTCCACCTTCCTGCAGCACCGGCGGACACACCAGGAGGACTCGCCTTTCTCCTGCAAGCGCTGCAAACGGTCCTTCAACCACAAGTCGAACATGCTGAAGCACCAGAGGACGGCTCACATCTAA